One genomic segment of Pedobacter endophyticus includes these proteins:
- a CDS encoding Crp/Fnr family transcriptional regulator — MDKEKFLQQMGTDPAISVGLAAYIRYVLEEEKFLAKDRIYLYMSELNTLSFLYKGSARLYLEQEDSKEEITIMFYLEGDFPLIERNMKIYPGTRLALEFLEDCILQLIPDKHIHNLYKLFREFHQIQIKLSAALMRKMLLHQLRQNQLNADERYNQFLKDYQKIALLCEQKKIASFLGIDPKTLSRLRGKNAKW, encoded by the coding sequence ATGGACAAAGAAAAATTTTTACAGCAGATGGGCACTGATCCGGCTATATCGGTAGGACTCGCCGCATACATCAGGTATGTACTCGAAGAAGAAAAATTCCTCGCAAAAGACCGGATATATCTTTACATGAGCGAGCTAAATACATTGAGCTTCCTGTATAAAGGCAGCGCCAGGCTTTACCTTGAACAGGAAGACAGCAAAGAGGAAATCACCATCATGTTCTATCTGGAAGGGGATTTCCCGCTCATTGAACGGAATATGAAAATATATCCCGGCACGCGGCTGGCTCTGGAATTCTTAGAAGATTGCATCTTGCAGCTTATCCCCGATAAACATATCCACAACCTTTATAAGCTTTTCAGGGAATTCCATCAGATCCAGATCAAACTCAGCGCAGCGCTCATGCGAAAAATGCTTTTGCACCAGCTCAGGCAGAACCAGCTCAATGCAGACGAGCGCTATAACCAGTTTTTAAAAGACTACCAAAAGATTGCCCTACTCTGCGAACAGAAAAAAATTGCATCGTTTTTAGGGATCGATCCAAAAACACTAAGTCGTTTAAGGGGCAAAAATGCAAAATGGTAA
- a CDS encoding MauE/DoxX family redox-associated membrane protein — protein MKATAIHQNHIPKASAILLIMLWSSTGLSKILGYTEFTRQLTSILGEQLSLPVSMAVPTVELIAAVTIAFQKTRVLGLYLSLMLLTVFTAYLALVILGYYRTAPCTCGGIITALSWKGHLLVNMILLFLVLYLLLTLKKERSQP, from the coding sequence ATGAAAGCCACCGCAATACATCAAAACCACATTCCAAAGGCCAGCGCAATACTGCTGATCATGCTATGGAGTTCTACCGGGCTGTCAAAAATCCTGGGATATACCGAATTTACTAGACAGCTTACCAGTATCCTGGGCGAACAGCTATCCCTGCCAGTCTCGATGGCCGTTCCTACAGTAGAGCTTATCGCTGCGGTAACTATTGCTTTTCAAAAAACCAGAGTATTGGGTCTTTATCTCTCGCTGATGCTGCTGACCGTCTTTACCGCTTACCTCGCCCTGGTCATATTGGGATACTACCGCACCGCTCCCTGTACCTGTGGCGGTATCATTACTGCGCTAAGCTGGAAAGGGCACCTGTTGGTGAATATGATCTTGCTTTTCCTAGTGCTTTATTTATTGCTCACCTTAAAAAAAGAAAGGAGTCAGCCGTGA
- a CDS encoding RagB/SusD family nutrient uptake outer membrane protein — MKNSIIYLFIALTAAMMFSCKKYLDVKSDAKIVTPSSLDDIQALLDDSPIMNTRTTPGFSETSADDYFLPPASYNAQAVNGQRFYQWLPVDVRYGNDWNYAYQAIYNCNIALELLDKIKRTTVNAASWDNVKGAALFFRSFYFLLLSADYARVYNEATADSDPGILLRTSSDFNLKEKRATVRECYQRITADLEMSSGLLPDFAVHPMRPSRAAACALLARAYLYMGNYEAGLKWSTQSLQINGKLMDYNNDPGVLSLAANVTFRKYNSETLFYAEMSPPFNIHATSRARIDSVLYASYRANDLRKTAYFKTVSGYQQYKGSYAESASIFFSGIANDEVYLTRAECNAFLGNLSPAMADLNALVKSRWKSGVAFVPLTASDRADALAKIRLERRKSLLMRGLRWIDLKRYNREGGNILISRTIDGKIVSLQPNASYYALPIPVDIIEQAGIEQN, encoded by the coding sequence ATGAAAAATTCAATTATTTATCTCTTCATCGCTCTGACTGCGGCCATGATGTTTTCCTGCAAGAAATACCTGGATGTAAAATCTGATGCGAAAATCGTGACGCCCAGTAGCCTGGACGATATTCAGGCTTTGCTGGACGATTCCCCGATCATGAATACCCGTACCACGCCGGGTTTCTCGGAAACCTCTGCTGATGACTATTTTCTGCCGCCTGCTAGCTACAATGCGCAGGCGGTTAACGGGCAGCGCTTTTATCAGTGGCTGCCTGTGGATGTGAGGTATGGCAATGACTGGAATTATGCTTACCAGGCGATATACAATTGCAATATTGCGCTGGAACTTTTAGATAAAATTAAAAGGACAACTGTTAACGCTGCCTCCTGGGACAACGTCAAAGGCGCTGCGCTTTTTTTCAGGTCTTTTTATTTTCTGCTGCTCAGTGCAGATTATGCCAGGGTTTATAATGAGGCCACTGCCGACTCTGATCCTGGGATTTTGCTAAGGACATCTTCAGATTTTAACTTAAAAGAAAAGCGGGCCACCGTTAGGGAATGCTACCAGCGTATTACCGCTGACTTAGAAATGTCCTCTGGACTATTGCCTGATTTTGCGGTACATCCCATGAGGCCGTCCAGGGCTGCAGCATGTGCACTTCTTGCGCGGGCTTATCTCTATATGGGCAATTATGAGGCTGGATTGAAGTGGAGCACTCAATCCCTGCAAATCAATGGTAAGCTGATGGATTACAACAATGATCCCGGTGTGTTGAGCTTGGCTGCAAATGTCACTTTCCGAAAATATAATTCCGAAACGCTATTTTATGCAGAAATGTCCCCGCCCTTCAACATACACGCAACAAGCAGGGCAAGGATCGATTCAGTGCTCTATGCATCTTATCGGGCGAATGATCTTCGCAAAACCGCATACTTTAAAACGGTCAGTGGTTATCAGCAATATAAGGGCAGCTATGCGGAAAGTGCTTCGATCTTCTTTTCCGGAATCGCCAATGACGAGGTTTACCTGACCCGGGCAGAATGCAATGCCTTTCTGGGTAATCTGTCGCCGGCGATGGCGGACCTGAATGCGCTTGTAAAATCCCGGTGGAAGAGTGGCGTAGCCTTTGTTCCCCTTACCGCATCAGACCGCGCGGATGCACTGGCAAAGATCCGGCTGGAACGGCGAAAGTCGCTGCTGATGCGGGGGCTGAGGTGGATAGATCTCAAACGTTACAATAGGGAGGGTGGAAACATTTTGATATCGAGGACGATTGATGGGAAAATCGTTAGCCTCCAGCCAAATGCATCTTATTACGCGCTGCCGATTCCGGTTGATATTATTGAACAGGCGGGCATTGAGCAGAATTAG